GCGAGGTCATGGGCCGCCACGCGGGCTGGATCGCGCTGCACGCGGGCATGGCCGGCGGCGCGAACGTGATCCTCATCCCGGAGAAGCCGTTCGACATCGACCGGGTCTGCGAGTACGTCGAGTCCCGCTTCCGCACCCGCTACTCGCCGATCATCGTGGTCGCCGAGGGCGCGCACCCCATCGAGGGGCAGATGGAGCTGCAGACGGGCACGCTCGACGCGTTCGGCCACGTCCGGCTGGGCGGCATCGGCGAGGTGCTGGCCAAGGAGATCGAGAAGCGCACCGGCAAGGAGGCCCGCACCACGGTGCTCGGCCACATCCAGCGCGGTGGCACCCCCACGGCCTACGACCGGGTGCTGGCGACCAGGTTCGGCCTGCAGGCCATCGACGCGGCCCACGAGGGCGACTACGGCAAGATGGTCGCGCTGCGCGGCACCGACATCGTGCGGGTCGGGCTCGACGAGGCCACGGCCGAGCTGAAGACGGTGCCGGTGGAGCGCTACTCCGAGGCCGAGGTGTTCTTCGGCTGAAAGCGGCTTGCAAGCGGGCGGCCGTACCTTCGAGTCAGCGGGGTTACCGCTACAACCCCCTCAAGGTACGGCTTGCGCCGCAGAGAGTCGGCGGCCCACCATTGCGTCGCAAGCCGTACCAGGCCGGAGGGCTCAACCGCGGGGCGTGCCGAAGAGATCCACCTCCGGCGCGCCCTCGTCGCGTCCGCCCAGCCGTTCCCTGAACTCCGCCTCGCTGCGCAGCTCCTTCTCCGAGGGCGACAGGATGACGGTGAGCAGCAGCCCCACCGTGATCACGCTGATGCCCACGATGAGCGGCAGCAGGAAGTCGATGGCCCGCGCGCCCGGCACGGGCACCAGCTCCGTGTGCGAGGCGACCGACATCGAGGACATGCCGGTGTAGTGCATGCCCGAGACCGCCACGCCCATGACCAGCGCCGCCCCGCCGATCCTGAGCGCCCCGCTGACGCGCAGCGTGAACCAGAGCGCCACCGTGGCCGCCGCCACCGCGATCAGCACCGACAGTGAGACGACCACCGGGTCGTAGGAGACGTGGGCGGACATGTTCATGGCCGCCATGCCCAGGTAGTGCATGCCCGCCACGCCGAGCCCGGTCAGGACGCCGCCGCCGAGCAGGAACGCCGGCCGTTCCCCGCCGTGGGCGGCCAGGAACAGCCCCATGCCCACGACGACGACGGCGAGGAACGCGGAGGCCGCGGTCAGCGGCACGTCGTACCTGATCGCCAGGCCGTCCACGGAGAAGCCGAGCATGGCGATGAAGTGCATCGTCCAGATGCCGGTGCCGCCGATCGCGAAGGCCGCGCCGACGAGCCACCACCTGCTCTCACGCCCGCCGATCAGCCTCGCGCGCGAGGTGAGCAGGAGCCCCAGCATGGAGCCCACGCTGGACATGACGTACGCGAGTACGGGCGTCAAGAGCCCATGTGAGAAATGATCGATCGGCGACATGCCCCACCCATCCCTTACGCACCGATAAGGGAGTATGAGCAGTGAGTCGTCGCGCGCGCAACTACCTTCGCCGAGCCTGCATCGGCTGTTGGCGCGGCATTGGCGTGGGGTACGTGAGTTGTTGCTGATGAGCGGTGCGACGGCGGAGTTCGAGCTTCGCCACGAGTTCGGCGTCCTCGTGCAGTTCCTCCTCCGACGGCGACAAGATGACCATGAGGAGCATGGTGAGGGTGATGAGGCTGATCACGGTCATCAGGGGCACCAGGAAGTCCAGCGCGTCGGCACCCGGCACCACGGCGGCCTCGGCGTCGACCGAGACGTGCATGGCGTACATGCCGGTGTAGTGCATGCCGGAGACGGCCACGCCCATGACCAGGGCGGCGCCGGTGATCCAGATGGGCTTCTTGACCCGCAGGGTGAACCAGAGCGCGACGGTCGCGGCGACCACGGCGATGCCCACGGAGGCGGCCACGGTGAGCCGGTCGTAGGAGACGTGGGCGGACATGTTCATCGCGTACATGCCGAGATAGTGCATGGAGGCCACGCCGAGCCCTGTCAGCAGGCCGCCGCCGAGCAGCGCCAGGACCCGGCCGCCGCCGTACGAGACCAGGAACAGGCCGGTGCCGACGACCACGATGGCCACCACCGCGGAGGCCACGGTGAGCAGCACGTCGTACTTGATCTGGGTGCCCTCCACCTCGAAGCCCATCATGGCGATGAAGTGCATGACCCAGATGCCGGTGCCGCCGATGGAGATGGCCGCGCCCAGCAGCCAGCGCACGCGGGCGCCGCCGCGCGAGGCGTGGGCCTGCGCGGTGAGCCGCAGTCCGAGCATCGAGCCGATGCAGGACATGACGTAGGCGAGCAACGGCGTGATCAGTCCGTAGGTGAAATGATTCACAGCGGTCATCTATCGGTTCCTTGCATTAGGGGTTCCCGGATTGTGCCATCCCGGATGTCCCTTTCGCTTGGATATCCGAACTATCTGTCAACTTCCGTGTCGGAAACATGAGAAGGACTCATGGCTATCGAGGGGCCGTTCTGGCGGGCGATCGCGGTCTTCCGGGTGGCGTCGCTGGTCTACGCCGCCGTGCTGATGGCCCAGCACCGCGGCTACGAGCAGCCGCTGCTGGGCTGGCTGGTGATCGGCGTGATGGCGGTGTGGACGGCCGTCGCCACGTTCGCCTACGCGGCCGAGGCGCTGCGCCGGTGGCCGCTGCTGAGCGTCGACCTGGGCGTGACGCTGGCGTGCCTGCTCACCACCCCGGCCGTGCAGGGCGGCCAGCAGGTGGCGATCGGCGCCATGCCCGTGCCCGCCACCTGGATCGCCGCGCCCGTGCTCGCCTGGGCCGTGCACTACGGCAGGCGCGCGGGCACGCTGGCGGCGGCCGTGGTGGCGGCCGGCGAGCTGTGGTCGCGGTCGCGGGTCGAGGAGCCGTCCGTCCTGATCAACGAGACGGTGCTGCTGCTCATGGCCGGCTGGCTGGTCGGCCACATGGTCCGGCTGGCCAAGCGGGCGGAGGAGCGCATGCAGCGGGCCGCCGAGATGGAGGCCGCGCAGCGTGAGCGGGAGCGGCTGGCCCGCGACATCCACGACTCGGTGCTGCAGGTGCTCGCCCTGGTGCAGCGGCGTGGCAGGGAGCTCGGCGGCGAGGCGGCCGAGCTGGGCCGCCTGGCGGGTGAGCAGGAGGCCGCGCTGCGCGAGCTCGTCTCGGTCGGGCCGCCGCCTCTGGGCACGACCGACCTGCGCTCCCTGCTGGCCCGCTTCGGCTCACCCTCCGTGACGGTCTCCAGCCCGGCCACGCCGCTGCTCCTGCCCGCCGAGGCCGCCGCCTGCCTGTCCGCCGCCGTCGGCGCGGCCCTGGACAACGTCCGCGCGCACTGCGGGCACGAGGCGCGCGCCTGGGTGCTGGCCGAATCGCTCGACGGCACCGTCACGGTCACGGTCAGGGACGAGGGGCCGGGCATCCCGGAGGGGCGGCTGGAGCAGGCCGCCGCCGACGGGCGCATGGGGGTGGCCAGGTCGATCCGAGGGCGGATGAGCGAGCTGGGCGGGAAGGTGTCGATCGTGAGCGTCCCCGGGCAGGGCACCGAGGTGGAGATCACCCTGCCCGCCTGACGAACGCCAACAGTGCCGCCTACAGTGGCGCCATGGTGCGGGTCATGGTGGTGGACGACCATCCCATGTGGCGCGACGGCGTCGCCAGGGATCTGACGGAGGCCGGTTACGAGGTCGTGGCCGCCGTGGGGGAGGGCCGGCAGGCCGTCAGGGTGGCCGGCGCGGTGCTGCCCGAGGTCGTGGTGCTCGACCTGAGGCTGCCCGACCTGTCAGGGCCCGAGGTGACGGCCCACCTGGCGCGGATGGACCCGGCGCCCAGGGTGCTGGTGCTGTCGGCGAGCGCCGAGCAGGACGACGTGCTGGAGGCGGTCAAGGCCGGCGCCTGCGGCTATCTGGTGAAATCGGCCAGCCGCGAGGAGTTCCTCGACGCCGTGCGCCGCACCGCCGACGGCGACGCCGTGTTCACCCCGGGGCTGGCCGGGCTGGTGCTGGGGGAGTACAGGCGGCTGGCGGTGCAGCTGGAGCCCACCGAAGGGCCCCGGCTGACCGAGCGGGAGACCGAGGTGCTCAGGCTGGTGGCCAAGGGGCTGTCGTACAAGCAGATCGCCGAACGGCTCGTGCTGTCGCACCGCACCGTGCAGAACCACGTCCAGAACACCCTCGGCAAGCTGCACCTGCACAACCGGGTCGAGCTGGTGCGATATGCGATCGAGCGGGGGCTCGACGCGGACTAAACTCGGGTGGTCGCGGCGTTGGCATCTTCGATCGCCGCGCTCATCCCCTTCTTTCCCCGGAGGTTCCACCATGACGATGTCCGCCCTGGGCGAGCCGTGCGTTCTGCTCAAGCTGGGCGAGATCGTCCTCAAGGGCAAGAACCGCGAGCTGTTCGAACGCCGCCTGATCGCGAACATCCGCGACGCCCTGCAGACGGTCGGCGTCCAGGTCGACGTGCGCAAGCGGCACGGCGTGATCGCGATCTTCCTGCCCGAGGGCGCCACCGCCGAGCAGGCGGACGCCGTGGCGCAGCGCGTCGCCGACGTGCCGGGGCTGGTCTGGATCCACCGCGCCTGGCGGGTCGCCAAGGACCCTGACACCGTGCTCAAGGCCGGTCTGGAGCTGGTCGGCGAGAGCGAGGAGGCCAAGCGGGGCGCCCGCTTCGCGGTCCGCTCCCGCCGCCGCGACAAGCGCTTCCCGCTGCGCTCCAACGAGCTGGACCGGCTCGTGGGCGGCGCCATCAACGACGAGTACGGCCTGCCGGTCGACCTGAAGAACCCCGAGCTGACGGTCTTCATCGAGGTCGACAGGGACGAGGTGTTCGTCTTCACCGGCGGCATCCCCGGCCAGGGCGGCCTGCCCGTCGGCAGCAGCGGCCGGGCCCTGGTGCTCATGTCGGGCGGCATCGACTCGCCCGTGGCGGCCTACCGGATGATGCGGCGCGGCCTGCACGTCGACTTCCTGCACTTCTCCGGCATCCCGTTCACCACGTCGGAGTCGATCTACAAGGCGTACGCGCTGGTCAGGAAGCTCGACCGGTTCCAGGGCAGGTCACGCCTGTGGGTGGTGCCGTTCGGCAAGGCCCAGCAGTCGATCCGCACCTCCGGCCAGGACCGGCTGGCGGTGATCGCGCAGCGGCGGCTGATGCTCAAGACGGCCGAGGAGGTCGCCCACCGCATCCGCGCCTCCGCCCTGATCACCGGCGACGCGCTCGGGCAGGTCTCCTCGCAGACTCTGGCCAACATCACCGCCCAGGACAACGCGGTGGAGCTGCCGATTCTGCGACCGCTGGTGGGCTGGGACAAGACCGAGATCATGGCCGAGGCCCGGCGCATCGGCACGCTGGAGATCTCGGAGCTGCCCGACGAGGACTGCTGCTCGCTGCTGGCTCCCAAGCGGGCCGAGACGCGGGCCAAGATCGAAGACCTCAAGCAGATCGAGAAGCGGCTCGACGCGGAGGAGCTGTGCGTGCAGCTCGCCGACTCGATCCAGGAGTACACCCTGTGATCAGGCGTCGACCTTGAACGGGTCGTGCTGGGTCAGGAGCTTGTCCAGCCGGGCCTGGTCGACGCGGTTGCTGACCTCCGAGAGCTCCTGCCGGTCCCTGACGACCTTGCACAGGGTGACCGTGGAGGTGACGACGTACAGGAGGCCGAGCCCGAGGAACGCCCTGATCCAGCCCTCGACGGGCAGGTAGACCAGGGCGATCACCACGGAGGTCAGCGAGACGGCGAACGACAGGATCGCCTGGACGTAGAACGCGGTGGTCTGCGTGGGTTGAATGGGCTTCGTCATGGAGCCATGGTGCGGCCCGGACGAGGGCGGGCACATGAGGATTCGTACTCAGGTTACCCATGAGTACGACCGGCGGTCCGCTTGTGGCGGCCGGTCGCACCCCGAGCGGATCAGGCCGTCGCGGCCGTCTTGCCGAGCAGCGCCGGGAAGTCGGTCATGATCTGCGCCAGCTCGCCCAGGTCGGCGTCCACCAGCGCCTGCGGCCCGTCACAGAGCGCCTGCTCGGGCTGCGGGTGCACGTCGATGATGACCCCGTCGGCGCCGACCGCGACGGCCGCGCGGGTCAGCGGCAGCACCAGGTCGCGCCGGCCGCCCGAGTGCGACGGGTCGACGATCACCGGCAGGTGCGACAGCCGCTGCGCCACCGGCACGGCCGAGACGTCCAGGGTGTTGCGGGTGGCCGTCTCGTAGGTGCGCACGCCCCGCTCGCACAGCACGATGTCGAGGTTGCCGCGCTGGGCGATGTACTCGGCCGCCATCAGCCACTCCTCGATCGTGGCCGTCATGCCGCGCTTGAGCATCACCGGCCTGCCGGCCGCACCGACCTCCTGCAGCAGCGCGAAGTTCTGCATGTTGCGGGTGCCGACCTGCAGCATGTCCGCGTACGAGGCCACCATCTGCACGTCCCGCGCGTCCACGACCTCCGTCACGATCGGCAGGCCCGTCTCCTCGCGCACGTCGGCCAGGATGCGCAGGCCCTTCTCGCCCAGCCCCTGGAAGGCGTACGGGGACGTGCGCGGCTTGAAGGCCCCGCCGCGCAGCAGCACCGCCCCGGCCGCCTGCGCCATCCTGGCCGCCGCGAGCGTCTGCTCGGGCGTCTCCACCGCGCACGGCCCCGCGATCAGCGTCACGGTGTCGGGGCCGATCGGCACGCCGCCCACGTGCACGGTGGAACGTTCCGGATGATTCTCCCTGCTGACCAGCTTGTACGGCGTGGACACGCGCATCACGTCGCGCACCCCCGCCATGCCCCGCAGGCTCGCCGCGTCGAGCTGCGTCACGTCGCCGACCAGGCCGACGATCGTGCGCGACACCCCCTTGCTGACGAACGCCTCCACCCCGGCCGCCTCGACGACGGACACGATCGACTCGATGTCGGCGGCGGTGGCCTCGGGCCCCATCACGATCACCATCTGCTTGCTCCTTGGAAGGGAAAACTCACCGGGAAACACAGAAGGCCCCGGGTCCGATCGGACCCGGGGCCTTCGTTCGCCTGTCTGCTAGCGCAGCATCAGATGGCGAACGGACTCGGGTCCGCCGCCATAGGAAAACAGGAACGCTGCGTGCATAGTGCGAAAGCCTACCGCACCGCACCCGCTCGCGAACCACTCATGACCCGATGGCAGGATGGCCCAAGACGCGAGACCGGTGAGGGGAGTGATCGTGGAGGAGTCGCGCCTGCCTCCAGGCCAGTACGTCCCGCGCGGCAGGCCCGTGATCCACTACGGCAGGGTGCCCGCGTTCAAGCCGGACAGCTGGGACTTCCGGGTGTTCGGGGCCACGGCGTCGGGCGAGGAGCACCGCTTCGACTGGGGCGAGTTCGAGCAGTTGCCACGCGCCACGCGCATCGCCGACTTCCACTGCGTCACCAAGTTCTCCCTCATGGCCAACGAGTGGCGCGGCGTCACCCCCGCCACGATCATGGCCGCCGCCCCGCCCGACCCCGGCGTGCGCCACGTGATGATCTGGGCCGAGTACGGCTACAGCGCCAACCTGCGGATGTCCGACTTCGCCGCGCCCGGCACGCTGTTCGCGACGGAGCTGGACGAGAAGCCGCTCAGCCCCGAGCGCGGTTTCCCGCTGCGCATCGTGGTGCCGCACCTGTACGCGTGGAAGAGCGTGAAGTGGGTGCGCGGCATCGAGTACCTCCTGGAGGACCGCAGGGGCTTCTGGGAGGAGCGCGGCTACCACAACGTCGCCGACCCGTGGCGCGAGCAGCGCTACTCCTACCAGGAAGAACCCGGAGAGGGCCCGCCCTGACACAACTCCGTGTTTTCCCCCGGGCACGGTCCGTTATTGGTTACGGTTTCCAGCATGCTGACCACCGTGTGCGTGGCGCTGTGCTCTCTGACCTTCCTCCTGGGCTACAGGCTCGCTCGCGCGCCGTGGCGCGGCCCGGCGGCACCGGAGGGACACAGGGCGGACGACGCCACGTACACCACGCTGCACATCGCCGCGATGGCCGCCCCCGCCCTGCGCGCGGGGCTCGATCGCGACTCCGCCCGTAAGGCCGTGCGGCACCTGCGCACCCTGCTCGGCACCTCGGCCGTCGCGATCACCTCGACCGACGCCGCGCTGGCCTGGGACGGGCCGTGCACCGACGACGTGCTCACCTACGCCCGCGCCACGATGGCCGCCGGGCAGGCCCAGGTGTTCCCCGGGCGGCCCGGGGGGCCTGAGCTGGGGGCCGTGGCGGTGCCGCTGACGGTGGACGGCACCGTGGTGGGCGTGCTGGCGGCCTTCGAGCAGGAGGTGAGCGCCGCGCTGGTGCGTACCGTCTGCGAGGTCGGCCGCTGGGTCTCCGGCCAGCTGGAGCTGGCCGAGCTCGACGCCTCCAGGCGGCGCGCGCTGGAGGCCGAGATGCGCGCCCTGCGCGCGCAGATCTCGCCGCACTTCGTCTACAACGCGCTGACGACGATCGCCTCGTTCGTCCGCACCAACCCCAAGCGCGCCCGCGAGCTGCTGCTCGACTTCGCCGACTTCTCCCGGTACGCGCTGCGCAGGGCCCACGACTTCACCACCCTGGCCGACGAGCTGACCTGCGTGGACCGTTACCTGCTGCTGGAGCGGGCCCGGTTCGGCGACAAGCTGCGCTTCAGCATGCAGGTGGCCCCCGAGGTGCTGCCCGTGCCGGTGCCGTTCCTGTGCCTGCAGCCGCTCGTCGAGAACGCCATCAAGCACGGCATGGCCGGCCGCGGCGGCCCCGGCGAGGTGCGGGTCGTGGTGCGGGACGCGGGCCCCGAGGCGCACATCACGGTCGAGGACGACGGCGCCGGCATGGACCCCGAGTGCGCCAGGCGCATGCTGGACGAGGACCCGGCGCGCGAGGGCAGCGGCATCGGCCTGGCCAACGTGGACCTGCGCATGCGCCAGATCTACGGCGACGGCTACGGCCTCGTCGTGGAGACGGCGCTGGGGGCCGGGACCAAGGTGCGGCTGCGCGTACCCAAGACGCAGCTTAGCTCTTTGTAGTCAAATCCTTACGCTATGCTAGCGTGGCGCTGATGGTCTCTGCTTTCATACGACAGCGTGGTGGACATGCTGAGGGTTCTGGCCGTAGACGATGAAGTGCCTGCTCTGGAGGAGCTCGCCTACCTGCTGCGCCAGGATGACCGGATCGAACACGTCACGACCGCGGCCGACGGCGTCACGGCGCTGCAGGACATGGTCCAGATGATCGGCGGCGGCGAGCGGCTCGACGGGGTGTTCCTGGACATCCGGATGCCCGGCCTCGACGGGCTCGACCTCGCCAGGCTCGTCGGCGGCTTCCCCAGCCCGCCGCGGCTGGTGTTCGTCACCGCGCACGAGGAGTGCGCGGTGCAGGCCTTCGAGCTGGAGGCGGTCGACTACCTGCTCAAGCCCGTCAGGGCCGAGCGCCTGTCGGAGGCGGTGCGCAGGCTGGAGGCCGCCACCAACCCGGCGCCCGAGCCGGGGCAGGACGACGTGATCCCGGTCGAGCTGGGCGGGCGCACCAGGTTCGTGCCGCAGCAGGCCGTGTGGTTCGCCGAGGCCAAGGGCGACTACGTGCGCCTGCACACGGTCGACGGCAGCTACCTGGTGCGCATGTCGCTGGCCGCGCTGGAGCGGCGCTGGTCGGATGCCGGGTTCATCCGCATCCATCGCAGCACGCTCGTCTCCGCCCGGCACGTCAGCGAGCTGCGCTTCGAGGGCGGGCGGGTGACGCTCACCGTCGGCACCGAGACGCTGCAGGTCAGCAGGAGGCACAGCCGTCAGGTGCGCGAGCAGCTCGTGCGCCAGCACAGGGGAGCGATCTCGTGACCGGCGGGCGCCGCGTCGTCGTGACGCGGCGGCCCCCGCCGATCGGCGCCAGGCTCGACTACGCGGGCACGGCGTGCCTGCCCGAGAGCCCTCCTGACGTGCCCGCCATGGTGGGCCTGCAGTTACGGCAGGCGCTGCGCACCGTGGGCGTCACGGCGGGGCTCCTGGTGGGCGTGCCGGTCCTCGCCATGTGGGCGCCGCACCCCTGGGTCTGGGTGGCGTTGTCGGTGGCGGTGCAGGGCGCCTGGGTGGGGTTGTCCGTGCTGCAGCTCAGGTGGGCGGAGCGGCTGGAGAGATGACCGTCGCGGTGCTGACCGGGATCGCCTTCGTGCTGGTTCTGGGCGTCATGGTGGGCGCCGCGCGACCGCGCCGCTCCAGCGGCGCCTCCGACTTCTACGTGGCGGCGAGGGCCGTTCCCCCGTGGTGGAACGGCGCCGCGATCACCTCCGAGTACACCTCGGCCGCCGCCTGCCTGGGCACGGCCGGGCTCATCGCCACGCACGGCTCGCCGATGTTGTGGTACCCGGCGGGGGCCGCCGCCGGGTTCGTCGTCATCCTGGCCCTGGTCGTCGCGCCGCTGCGGCGCTCCGGCACGTTCACGCTGCCCGACTTCGCCGAATGGCGGCTGCGCTCGGTGGTGCTGCGCCGCTTCACCACCTGCTTCGTGCTCGTCGTCGGGCTGGCGTTCCTGGTCGCCCAGTTCCACGCCGCAGGAGTGGTGGTGCGGCTGCTGACCGGGCTGCCGCCGTGGCTGGGCTGGGCGGCCGTGGCGGCCACGGCGCTGATCGTGGCGTTCGCGGGCGGTCTCGGGAGCGTGACGAGCGTGCAGGCCGCGCAGTTCTGGCTGAAGCTGGCGGTGTTCCTGGGTGTCGGGGCGGTGTGCTGGTGGATGGCCGGCAGCCGGTCCGCCGCCTGGTTCGAGGGGGCCTACCGGACCGGCGGCGCGGGGCTGGCGGGAGCGGGGGACCCGTCGCTGCCCGGGGTGCTGTCGGTGCTGCTGGCCTGCGCGCTGGGCACCATGGGGCTGCCGCACGTGATCGTGCGCGTCTACACCAGCAGGGACGGGCACGGCGCCCGGCGCTCGATCGTGGCCACCCAGGTCATGCTGGCCGTGTTCTGCGTCGTGCCGCCGCTGTACGGGGTCCTGGGCAGCGTTCACGTGCGGGGCGCCGCCGCGGACGAGATCGTGCTCCTGCTGCCCGCCACGCTGCTCTCCGGGCTCGTGGGGGACGTTCTGACGGGTCTGCTGGCGGCGGGGGCGTTCGCGGCCTTCCTGGCCACCTCGGGGGGCGTGCTGGTGGCCGTGGGCGGCGCGCTGTCGGCGTGCGTGACCCGGGCCGGGATCCGGCCGTTCCGCGCGGCCGTGGTCGCCGTCACGCTCGCCGGGATGGCGCTGACGGCGGTCAGCAGCCCGGGCGTGTCGGTGGCGCTGGTGCTGCTGGGCTTCAGCCTCTCGGCCGCCACGTTCTGCCCGATGCTGGTGCTGGGCATCTGGTGGCGGCGGCTGACGGACGTGGGCGTCGCGGCGGGCTTCGCCACCGGCGGGGGCGTGACCGCGGTGCTTGTGGTCGCGGAGCAGGCAGGCGTGAAGATGGGCTCGCTGACTTCCTGCCCCGCTCCGGTCGCGGTGCCGGTCTCCTTCGCCGCAATGGTGGTGATATCCCTGGTCACACCGGGTCGAGTGCCGCAGGCGGTGGGCCGGATGATGGCCAAGATGCATCTGCCCGAGCATCTCGCGGGCCCCCCGACCTGCCGTTCGTCGCTCGATGGCGACCGTTGGTCGTGACACCACTCTCCGCACATCGCTGACTACTAACCGTTCAACGAGCTGTCCGTAAACAGGGTTTCGCCCACAAGATCGCAACCGTAGTGTTTCGGCATCGGAAGCCTTCCCGGCGCACCGGGGGGACGGGCCGCAAGGTCCATCGAAAGGGTCGGTGCGCGGGGTTCTCCGGCGACACGCAGGTCGCCGCGGCGGTCGGGCCCCTTACCGGGGGGTGGGGCCCGCCACGCCGAACGTGAGGGGGCGCCCGCTGCGGCCGTTGAGTCGGCCCCGCGATCCGGCCTTCGGGGGCGGTCGGATCGCGAGAGCGGGCGCCCCTATCACGGTTGAAACCGCGATGGGCGTTTTATCCGGGGACTCCCGAGCGGCGGTGGTCAGCCGTCCCTGAGCTTCTTCAGCAGCGCGATGTCCTCCGCGTGCTTGGGCGCCTTGCCCGGCGTCTCGATGCAGATCGGCACCCCGGCCACC
The nucleotide sequence above comes from Nonomuraea gerenzanensis. Encoded proteins:
- a CDS encoding sodium:solute symporter family transporter → MTVAVLTGIAFVLVLGVMVGAARPRRSSGASDFYVAARAVPPWWNGAAITSEYTSAAACLGTAGLIATHGSPMLWYPAGAAAGFVVILALVVAPLRRSGTFTLPDFAEWRLRSVVLRRFTTCFVLVVGLAFLVAQFHAAGVVVRLLTGLPPWLGWAAVAATALIVAFAGGLGSVTSVQAAQFWLKLAVFLGVGAVCWWMAGSRSAAWFEGAYRTGGAGLAGAGDPSLPGVLSVLLACALGTMGLPHVIVRVYTSRDGHGARRSIVATQVMLAVFCVVPPLYGVLGSVHVRGAAADEIVLLLPATLLSGLVGDVLTGLLAAGAFAAFLATSGGVLVAVGGALSACVTRAGIRPFRAAVVAVTLAGMALTAVSSPGVSVALVLLGFSLSAATFCPMLVLGIWWRRLTDVGVAAGFATGGGVTAVLVVAEQAGVKMGSLTSCPAPVAVPVSFAAMVVISLVTPGRVPQAVGRMMAKMHLPEHLAGPPTCRSSLDGDRWS